A genomic window from Pantoea alhagi includes:
- the trmJ gene encoding tRNA (cytosine(32)/uridine(32)-2'-O)-methyltransferase TrmJ: protein MLQNIRIVLVETSHTGNMGSVARAMKTMGLTNLYLVNPLVKPDSQAISLAAGASDVIGDAVIVESLDEAIAGCSLVVGTSARSRTLPWPMLDARECGVKCVEEGAQAPVAIVFGRERVGLTNDELQKCHYHVAIPANPDYSSLNLAMAVQILAYEVRMAFLQSDRVEQPQYEESPYPLVDDLERFYQHMEQMMVTSGFIRPSNPGQVMSKLRRLYTRARPERDELNILRGMLASFEKKRGEN, encoded by the coding sequence ATGCTGCAAAATATTCGTATTGTGCTGGTGGAAACCTCTCACACTGGCAATATGGGTTCCGTCGCTCGCGCGATGAAAACCATGGGGCTGACTAACCTTTATCTGGTTAATCCGCTGGTTAAGCCTGATTCGCAGGCCATCTCGCTCGCCGCAGGGGCCAGCGATGTGATTGGCGATGCGGTAATTGTCGAGTCGCTGGATGAAGCGATTGCCGGCTGTAGTCTGGTGGTCGGCACCAGCGCCCGTTCGCGTACGCTGCCCTGGCCGATGCTGGATGCGCGCGAATGCGGCGTCAAATGTGTAGAAGAGGGCGCGCAGGCGCCGGTTGCCATCGTATTTGGCCGTGAACGCGTCGGCCTGACCAATGATGAACTGCAAAAATGTCACTATCACGTAGCGATCCCGGCTAACCCTGACTACAGCTCACTGAATCTGGCGATGGCCGTGCAGATCCTGGCGTATGAAGTGCGCATGGCTTTTCTGCAAAGCGATCGTGTAGAGCAGCCGCAGTATGAAGAGAGCCCCTATCCGCTTGTCGACGATCTGGAGCGCTTTTATCAGCATATGGAGCAGATGATGGTTACCAGCGGCTTTATTCGCCCGTCGAATCCGGGGCAGGTAATGAGCAAGCTGCGCCGCCTTTATACGCGTGCCCGCCCGGAGCGTGACGAGCTAAATATTCTGCGCGGCATGCTTGCCTCTTTTGAAAAAAAGCGCGGCGAAAATTAA
- the iscR gene encoding Fe-S cluster assembly transcriptional regulator IscR, which produces MRLTSKGRYAVTAMLDVALHSHEGPVPLADISERQGISLSYLEQLFSRLRKNGLVASVRGPGGGYLLGKSAAEIAVGAVITAVDESVDATRCQGKEGCQGGERCLTHVLWHDLSERISDFLNNITLAELVNNKEILDVADRQNNETRRMANGRTQETININLRA; this is translated from the coding sequence ATGAGACTGACATCAAAAGGCCGTTACGCCGTTACTGCGATGCTTGACGTTGCACTGCACTCACATGAAGGGCCGGTGCCGCTGGCCGATATTTCAGAGCGACAGGGGATCTCTCTCTCTTACCTTGAGCAGCTCTTTTCGCGCCTGCGTAAAAATGGCCTGGTGGCCAGCGTACGCGGACCGGGCGGTGGATATCTGCTGGGCAAAAGCGCAGCTGAAATCGCCGTTGGCGCAGTGATCACCGCTGTCGATGAGTCGGTTGACGCGACGCGCTGTCAGGGGAAAGAGGGCTGCCAGGGCGGCGAGCGCTGCCTGACCCACGTCCTGTGGCACGATTTAAGCGAGCGTATCAGCGATTTTCTCAACAACATTACGCTGGCTGAGCTGGTGAATAATAAAGAGATCCTGGATGTAGCCGATCGTCAGAATAACGAAACGCGCCGTATGGCGAATGGCCGCACGCAGGAGACCATTAATATAAATCTGCGGGCCTGA
- a CDS encoding IscS subfamily cysteine desulfurase, whose amino-acid sequence MKLPIYLDYSATTPADPRVAEKMMQYLTLDGTFGNPASRSHRFGWQSEEAVDIARNQVAELVGADPREIVFTSGATESDNLAIKGAAQFYQKKGKHIITSKTEHKAVLDTCRQLEREGFEVTYLAPQSNGIIDLQELEAAMRDDTVLVSIMHVNNEIGVVQDIATIGEMCRARGIIYHVDATQSVGKLPIDLSQLKVDLMSFSAHKIYGPKGIGALYVRRKPRIRLEAQIHGGGHERGMRSGTLPVHQIVGMGEAYRIAKEEMESEMARLRTLRNRLWDGLKDIEEVYLNGDLEQGAPNILNVSFNYVEGESLIMALKDLAVSSGSACTSASLEPSYVLRALGMSDELAHSSIRFSLGRFTTEEEIDYTIALVRKSIGRLRELSPLWEMFKAGVDLNSIEWAHH is encoded by the coding sequence ATGAAATTACCGATTTACCTGGATTATTCCGCTACCACGCCAGCCGATCCGCGTGTGGCGGAAAAGATGATGCAGTATCTGACTCTGGACGGCACCTTCGGTAACCCGGCCTCCCGTTCCCACCGTTTTGGCTGGCAGTCGGAAGAGGCGGTTGATATTGCGCGCAACCAGGTCGCCGAGCTGGTAGGGGCTGACCCGCGTGAAATCGTGTTTACCTCTGGCGCGACCGAGTCTGACAACCTGGCTATCAAAGGCGCTGCCCAGTTTTATCAGAAAAAAGGCAAGCACATCATTACCAGCAAAACCGAACATAAAGCGGTGCTGGATACCTGTCGCCAGTTAGAGCGCGAAGGCTTTGAAGTAACTTATCTCGCGCCGCAGAGCAACGGCATTATCGATCTGCAGGAACTGGAAGCGGCGATGCGTGACGATACCGTTCTGGTTTCCATCATGCATGTTAATAACGAAATCGGCGTGGTGCAGGATATCGCGACCATCGGTGAAATGTGCCGCGCGCGCGGGATCATTTACCACGTTGATGCCACGCAAAGCGTTGGCAAACTGCCAATCGACCTCAGCCAGCTGAAAGTGGATCTGATGTCGTTCTCCGCGCATAAAATCTACGGTCCGAAAGGCATCGGCGCGCTTTACGTACGTCGCAAGCCGCGTATTCGTCTGGAAGCGCAGATCCACGGCGGCGGTCACGAACGCGGTATGCGTTCCGGTACTCTGCCGGTGCATCAGATTGTCGGCATGGGCGAAGCTTACCGTATCGCGAAAGAAGAGATGGAAAGCGAAATGGCGCGCCTGCGCACGCTGCGTAACCGTCTGTGGGATGGCCTGAAGGATATCGAAGAAGTCTATCTTAACGGCGATCTGGAGCAGGGCGCACCGAACATTCTGAACGTCAGCTTCAACTATGTAGAAGGTGAGTCGCTGATCATGGCGCTGAAAGATCTGGCGGTTTCCTCTGGCTCCGCCTGTACTTCCGCCAGCCTGGAACCTTCTTACGTGCTGCGCGCGCTCGGTATGAGCGACGAGCTGGCACACAGTTCAATCCGTTTCTCCCTTGGCCGCTTCACGACTGAAGAAGAGATTGATTACACCATTGCGCTGGTGCGCAAATCCATTGGCCGACTGCGCGAGCTTTCTCCACTGTGGGAAATGTTTAAAGCGGGCGTGGATTTGAACAGCATCGAATGGGCGCATCATTAA